A single window of Vigna unguiculata cultivar IT97K-499-35 chromosome 1, ASM411807v1, whole genome shotgun sequence DNA harbors:
- the LOC114189498 gene encoding protein MAIN-LIKE 2-like yields MPEPHPIVVLVIQEAEFGGVAKLRHLKVDHGLVTALVERWRPETHTFHFPTGECTITLKNVSLQLGLCVDGPPIIGPTMLDWDEMCDTLLGLTPVKGESIVGSMIKLKWLRDNLLPIDENSSIEVIHAHARAYILGMKGVVLMPDKNGNREMCRATNARARTMGGCASLLQSWAWFGMPFLAPISRVPPTFLLVYQWSDGRILNYRNVPHNDLVGYRARINHMQ; encoded by the exons ATGCCTGAACCTCATCCAATTGTTGTGCTTGTAATACAAGAAGCAGAGTTTGGCGGTGTTGCTAAATTGCGACATCTAAAGGTTGACCATGGTTTAGTCACTGCCTTGGTTGAAAGATGGAGGCCTGAAACACACACATTTCATTTTCCAACTGGAGAATGCACCATAACCTTGAAAAATGTGTCACTTCAATTGGGTCTTTGTGTTGACGGACCCCCTATCATTGGTCCAACTATGTTGGATTGGGACGAGATGTGTGATACCTTATTAGGTTTAACACCAGTAAAGGGGGAATCCATTGTCGGTTCTATGATTAAACTGAAATGGTTAAGGGATAATTTGTTGCCTATAGATGAAAATTCTAGTATTGAGGTCATTCATGCACATGCTAGGGCCTATATATTAGGAATGAAAGGTGTTGTTTTAATGCCCGATAAAAATGGGAATAG GGAGATGTGCAGAGCAACCAATGCACGTGCAAGGACTATGGGTGGATGTGCTTCGTTGTTACAATCATGGGCATGGTTTGGCATGCCTTTCCTTGCACCCATTTCAAGAGTTCCACCAACTTTCCTGCTAGTTTACCAATGGAGTGACGGTCGAATACTGAATTACAGAAATGTCCCCCACAATGATTTAGTCGGATACCGAGCAAGGATAAATCACATGCAATAA
- the LOC114195583 gene encoding glutaredoxin-C1-like, with product MHYQAATSWGSYVTPRNAVVGDPLERIERLASENAVVIFSVSTCCMCHAIKRLFCGMGVNPTVHELDEDPRGKDLERALMRLLGSPSVVPVVFIGGKLVGTMDRVMACHINGTLVPLLKEAGALWL from the coding sequence ATGCACTATCAAGCAGCTACTTCGTGGGGGAGCTATGTGACACCAAGGAACGCGGTGGTCGGAGATCCATTAGAACGCATAGAGAGGCTGGCGTCGGAGAATGCGGTGGTGATATTCAGTGTGAGCACGTGCTGCATGTGTCACGCCATCAAGAGGCTCTTCTGCGGCATGGGGGTGAACCCAACCGTGCATGAGTTGGACGAGGATCCCAGAGGCAAGGACCTGGAACGAGCCTTGATGAGGTTACTAGGTTCTCCCTCTGTTGTTCCTGTCGTCTTCATTGGCGGCAAGCTTGTCGGAACCATGGACAGAGTCATGGCTTGCCACATCAATGGCACCCTTGTCCCTCTTCTCAAAGAAGCCGGTGCTCTCTGGCTCTAG